The following coding sequences lie in one Actinomycetota bacterium genomic window:
- a CDS encoding ABC transporter permease, giving the protein MSDLTLARERRVGVPATSVSAWRRNPWRKPRFLQAITAGYLIWSIAPVVIAIVFSFNSGRSRSTWQGFSFRWWYQDPFDSLWSDLALRSAMFQTLRLSLITVLLAVPLGTAFAIGIDRWRGRPASTANFFMLFSFVIPEIILGTSLFLLFTNLLRNAVSLGTTAQVIGLVTFQLSYPVIIVRARLLSIGPEYEDAAMDLGASPLQALRRVLLPLLGPAILASAALVFADSVDNFVTVRYLSGQAPTEPLSVKIYSAARSSPTPAVNAAATVMLVATLIVIVLAWLAYRRIATTRGEEPSAAGLAEL; this is encoded by the coding sequence GTGAGCGACCTTACGCTCGCGCGCGAGCGTCGCGTCGGCGTTCCCGCAACGTCCGTCTCGGCGTGGCGACGGAACCCGTGGCGGAAGCCGAGGTTCCTCCAGGCGATCACGGCCGGATATCTCATCTGGTCGATCGCGCCGGTCGTGATCGCCATCGTCTTCTCGTTCAACTCGGGACGGTCGCGCAGCACGTGGCAGGGGTTCTCGTTCCGATGGTGGTACCAGGACCCGTTCGATTCGCTCTGGAGCGATCTGGCGCTGCGATCCGCCATGTTCCAAACACTCCGGCTGTCCCTGATCACGGTCCTTCTGGCCGTTCCCCTCGGCACGGCGTTCGCCATCGGCATCGATCGGTGGCGCGGGCGGCCGGCCTCGACCGCGAACTTCTTCATGTTGTTCTCGTTCGTCATCCCGGAGATCATCCTAGGAACGTCGCTGTTCCTTTTGTTCACGAACCTGCTCCGCAACGCGGTCAGCCTGGGGACCACGGCACAGGTGATCGGCCTCGTCACGTTCCAGCTGTCGTATCCGGTGATCATCGTTCGCGCGCGCCTTCTCTCTATCGGTCCGGAGTACGAGGACGCCGCGATGGACCTCGGTGCGTCGCCGTTGCAGGCGCTCCGCAGGGTGCTCCTGCCGCTCCTCGGCCCGGCGATCCTCGCCAGCGCCGCGCTGGTTTTCGCCGACTCCGTCGACAACTTCGTGACGGTTCGGTACCTGTCCGGACAGGCCCCGACCGAGCCTCTGTCGGTGAAGATCTACTCGGCGGCGCGTTCTTCACCGACCCCCGCCGTGAACGCCGCGGCCACGGTCATGCTCGTCGCGACGCTCATCGTGATCGTGCTGGCGTGGCTCGCGTACCGCCGGATCGCGACAACCAGGGGGGAGGAGCCGTCTGCCGCCGGCCTCGCCGAGCTGTAG
- a CDS encoding ABC transporter ATP-binding protein, whose protein sequence is MAGGGEVVLVDLVKRFADVTAVAGINLDMPPGEFFSLLGPSGCGKTTTLRLIAGFERPDEGQILLDGVDMAQTPPHKRNVNTVFQNYALFPHLSVADNVGFGLRYKEISKQEAKKRVSDSLELVRLQGLERRRPSQLSGGQQQRVALARALVLNPSVLLLDEPLGALDAKLRKALQIELKALQEEVGITFIYVTHDQEEALTMSDRLAVMSNGRVEQIGTPSEVYEEPSTAYVADFLGVSNLMDADAEGVDGDGRCRIQLGDFELVAAHGDTDARGDVKVVIRPERVRLEESGATGENRIPGMVERVVYVGSTMQVIVHLASGPTLQAWVQNQGDGIPYAQGHPVTVHLPPDALRVLVDNGRPAAQLEGSPAA, encoded by the coding sequence ATGGCCGGGGGTGGTGAGGTCGTCCTCGTCGATCTCGTGAAGAGGTTCGCCGACGTCACGGCGGTCGCGGGCATCAACCTGGACATGCCGCCCGGCGAGTTCTTCTCGCTGCTCGGCCCGTCGGGTTGCGGCAAGACGACGACGCTCCGGCTGATCGCGGGGTTCGAGCGGCCCGACGAGGGGCAGATCCTGCTCGACGGCGTCGACATGGCGCAGACTCCGCCCCACAAGCGGAACGTCAACACGGTGTTCCAGAACTACGCGCTGTTCCCGCACCTGTCGGTGGCGGACAACGTCGGGTTCGGGCTCCGCTACAAGGAGATCTCCAAGCAGGAGGCGAAGAAGCGGGTCTCCGATTCGCTCGAGCTGGTTCGGCTTCAGGGGCTCGAACGCCGGCGACCGTCACAGCTGTCCGGCGGTCAGCAGCAGCGTGTCGCGCTCGCTCGGGCTCTGGTGCTGAACCCGTCGGTGTTGCTCCTCGACGAGCCGCTGGGCGCACTCGACGCCAAGCTCCGCAAGGCGCTCCAGATCGAGCTCAAGGCGCTCCAGGAAGAGGTCGGCATCACGTTCATCTACGTGACGCACGACCAGGAGGAGGCGCTCACGATGTCGGACCGGCTCGCCGTGATGAGCAACGGGCGCGTGGAGCAGATCGGAACGCCGTCGGAGGTGTACGAGGAGCCGTCGACCGCGTACGTGGCGGACTTCCTCGGGGTGTCGAACCTGATGGACGCCGACGCCGAGGGGGTCGATGGCGACGGCCGCTGCAGGATCCAGCTCGGGGACTTCGAGCTCGTCGCCGCGCACGGCGACACGGACGCGCGTGGCGACGTGAAGGTCGTGATCCGTCCCGAACGCGTTCGGCTGGAAGAGAGCGGTGCCACGGGCGAGAACCGGATCCCCGGCATGGTCGAGCGCGTCGTGTACGTCGGTTCCACGATGCAGGTCATCGTCCACCTCGCGTCCGGACCCACGTTGCAGGCGTGGGTGCAGAACCAGGGCGACGGCATTCCGTACGCGCAGGGGCATCCGGTCACGGTGCACCTGCCGCCAGACGCGCTTCGGGTGCTGGTCGACAACGGGCGCCCGGCGGCGCAGCTCGAGGGATCGCCGGCGGCGTAG
- a CDS encoding aldehyde dehydrogenase family protein, whose amino-acid sequence MAQALQNYVDGKWVDAVDGERFDVFNPATGEVIATAPHSKREDVDVAVAAARRVFDDGEWWPGTPSRERGRILLRAGEIVRRELERLARMESLDTGKPIEDGREDIGEVAFMFEYYGGWATKIDGDAQHLDADRMFMVWKEPVGVAAGITPWNYPMMMATQKLAAGLAAGCTFVLKPPEQTPLTCLELPKILEEAGLPTGVFHVLTGFGETAGASLVEHPGVDKICFTGSKEVGKIIMRSGAETLKRVTLELGGKSPNIVFADSDLPSAFEGTSNGVFWNQGEICSAGTRVFVDRSVYDDAVNAFVDRAKTIRLGDGLDEETTMGPLISLEQKDRVSRYIEIGTSEAKLAGQGSLPDDRRLANGYFVAPTVFADVDNSATIAREEIFGPVMSVIPFQDVDDVVRHANDTEYGLAAAVWTTDIKKALRTAQALRAGIVWINDSQPAPTEMPWGGYKQSGIGRELGKEGLEDFLEKKSVYVNLA is encoded by the coding sequence GTGGCGCAGGCTCTGCAGAACTACGTCGACGGCAAATGGGTGGACGCGGTCGACGGCGAGCGGTTCGACGTGTTCAACCCGGCAACGGGCGAGGTGATCGCGACCGCGCCCCACTCCAAACGCGAGGACGTCGACGTGGCCGTCGCGGCCGCTCGCCGCGTGTTCGACGACGGCGAGTGGTGGCCCGGGACGCCGAGCCGGGAGCGCGGCCGGATCCTCCTGCGCGCCGGCGAGATCGTCCGTCGCGAGCTCGAGCGGCTCGCGCGGATGGAATCGCTGGACACCGGCAAGCCGATCGAGGACGGCCGCGAGGACATCGGCGAGGTCGCCTTCATGTTCGAGTACTACGGCGGCTGGGCAACGAAGATCGACGGCGACGCGCAGCACCTCGACGCCGACCGCATGTTCATGGTGTGGAAGGAACCCGTCGGCGTTGCCGCCGGCATCACGCCGTGGAACTACCCGATGATGATGGCGACGCAGAAGCTCGCGGCGGGGTTGGCTGCCGGGTGCACGTTCGTCCTCAAGCCCCCGGAGCAGACGCCGCTCACCTGCCTGGAGCTCCCGAAGATCCTCGAGGAAGCGGGGCTTCCGACCGGCGTGTTCCACGTGCTCACCGGGTTCGGCGAGACTGCCGGCGCCTCGCTGGTCGAACATCCCGGCGTGGACAAGATCTGTTTCACCGGGTCGAAGGAGGTCGGCAAGATCATCATGCGCTCGGGCGCCGAAACCCTGAAGCGCGTGACGCTCGAGCTCGGCGGCAAGTCGCCGAACATCGTGTTCGCCGATTCGGATCTGCCGTCGGCGTTCGAGGGAACCAGCAACGGGGTGTTCTGGAACCAGGGTGAGATCTGCTCGGCGGGCACGAGGGTGTTCGTGGATCGTTCCGTTTACGACGACGCGGTGAACGCGTTCGTCGACCGAGCGAAGACGATCCGCCTCGGTGACGGCCTCGACGAGGAGACGACGATGGGCCCGCTGATCTCGCTGGAGCAGAAGGACCGCGTCTCGCGGTACATCGAGATCGGGACCTCGGAGGCCAAGCTCGCGGGTCAGGGCTCGCTGCCGGATGACCGGCGGCTCGCCAACGGCTACTTCGTGGCTCCGACGGTCTTCGCCGACGTCGACAACTCCGCAACGATCGCTCGCGAGGAGATCTTCGGTCCGGTGATGTCGGTGATCCCGTTCCAGGACGTCGACGACGTCGTGCGGCACGCGAACGACACCGAGTACGGGCTCGCCGCCGCCGTGTGGACGACCGACATCAAGAAGGCGTTGCGGACCGCGCAGGCTCTTCGCGCCGGCATCGTGTGGATCAACGACTCGCAGCCGGCGCCGACCGAGATGCCCTGGGGCGGCTACAAGCAGTCGGGCATCGGCCGCGAGCTCGGCAAGGAGGGTCTCGAGGACTTCCTCGAGAAGAAGTCCGTCTACGTGAACCTCGCCTGA
- a CDS encoding alpha/beta hydrolase — MSIEAWVDSDGVRLHVRDWAATGGPTTGRRADRAALLVHGLASSSHIWDLVAPKLAHAGVRAVAYDQRGHGESAKPPSGYGFDETAADAAAVIRALRLRRPVVVGHSWGANVALELAVRRPRLVGTAVLLDGGFTRMRDQFDWPTARRELEPPSIDGMTVEDFLAWPRIHLAEVLTITPEIEQVFLSLVRVDASGRIHRRLTVRKHMRIVRAIWEQDAPGLLRRVSVPTLVLAVRSVPGAPDPAGLVEERRRAARAVKEIGPPVRFEWIEGIHDVPLQRPAAVARRIIDSTRRS, encoded by the coding sequence GTGTCGATCGAGGCGTGGGTGGACAGCGACGGAGTTCGCCTCCACGTTCGCGATTGGGCAGCGACGGGCGGGCCGACGACGGGACGCCGAGCCGATCGCGCAGCGCTCCTCGTCCACGGCCTCGCCTCGTCCTCGCACATCTGGGATCTCGTTGCGCCGAAACTCGCGCACGCGGGCGTACGCGCCGTCGCGTACGACCAACGCGGGCACGGCGAGTCGGCGAAACCGCCTTCCGGGTACGGGTTCGACGAGACGGCCGCGGACGCGGCGGCGGTGATTCGCGCCCTGCGCCTCCGGCGCCCGGTCGTCGTTGGTCACTCGTGGGGCGCGAACGTGGCGCTCGAGCTCGCTGTTCGCCGGCCGCGCCTCGTAGGGACCGCCGTGCTGCTCGACGGCGGGTTCACTCGGATGCGCGATCAGTTCGACTGGCCGACTGCGCGGAGGGAGCTCGAGCCACCGAGCATCGACGGCATGACCGTCGAAGATTTCCTTGCGTGGCCGAGGATCCATCTTGCCGAGGTTCTGACCATCACGCCTGAGATCGAGCAAGTGTTCCTGTCACTCGTTCGCGTCGACGCGAGCGGCCGGATCCACCGGCGGCTCACCGTCCGGAAGCACATGCGCATCGTCCGAGCGATCTGGGAACAGGACGCGCCGGGACTCCTTCGCCGGGTAAGCGTTCCGACGTTGGTACTCGCGGTTCGGTCCGTTCCGGGCGCGCCGGATCCCGCGGGGCTCGTCGAGGAACGGCGGCGCGCGGCGCGCGCCGTCAAGGAGATCGGCCCACCCGTCCGGTTCGAATGGATCGAGGGCATTCACGACGTTCCGCTCCAACGACCGGCGGCGGTCGCTCGCCGGATCATCGATAGCACGCGACGGTCGTAG
- a CDS encoding TIGR03620 family F420-dependent LLM class oxidoreductase, protein MEEPADLELRRERDALRTSLGRVGVWSFALETQTAAEERDAAAEIESLGYGAIWFGEGVESREAFSHAGWLLASTERAVVATGIANMWARDPIAMANGWWMLTDAYPGRFLLGVGVSHAPSVGRRGSAYARPVSAMREYLDAMMRAPSAAPEPESYPRMMLAALGPRMLSLAAEQTLGAHPYFVPVEHTAFARQRLGPGPVLAVEQTVVLQTDPGKARGIARTFASDYLRTTNYTNNLKRMGWTDSDLSSGSDAVIDAVIAWGDVDKIALRVRQHLDAGADHVCVQPVTEDENDVAVDALRELAPALLEL, encoded by the coding sequence ATGGAGGAACCCGCCGACCTCGAGCTTCGGCGGGAGCGCGACGCGCTCCGCACTTCGCTCGGCAGGGTCGGCGTGTGGAGCTTCGCGCTCGAGACGCAAACGGCGGCTGAGGAGCGCGACGCCGCGGCGGAGATCGAATCGCTCGGCTACGGCGCCATCTGGTTCGGCGAGGGCGTGGAGTCCCGCGAGGCGTTCAGTCACGCCGGCTGGCTCCTCGCATCGACCGAACGGGCGGTCGTCGCGACAGGCATCGCCAACATGTGGGCACGCGATCCGATCGCCATGGCAAACGGCTGGTGGATGCTCACCGACGCGTACCCCGGCCGGTTCCTCCTCGGGGTCGGCGTGAGCCATGCGCCCTCGGTCGGTCGACGCGGCAGCGCCTACGCGCGACCGGTCTCGGCGATGCGTGAGTACCTCGATGCCATGATGCGCGCGCCGTCCGCAGCGCCGGAGCCCGAGTCGTATCCGCGGATGATGCTCGCGGCCCTCGGCCCCCGCATGTTGAGCCTGGCCGCCGAGCAGACGCTCGGAGCCCATCCGTACTTCGTCCCGGTCGAACACACGGCGTTCGCGCGGCAACGGCTCGGCCCCGGTCCGGTCCTGGCCGTCGAACAAACGGTGGTGCTGCAAACGGATCCGGGGAAGGCGCGAGGGATCGCTCGTACGTTCGCGTCGGATTACCTGCGGACGACGAACTACACGAACAACCTCAAGCGCATGGGGTGGACCGACTCCGATCTGTCGAGCGGGAGCGACGCCGTGATCGACGCCGTGATCGCGTGGGGTGACGTCGACAAGATCGCGCTGCGGGTGCGCCAGCACCTCGACGCCGGCGCCGACCATGTGTGCGTCCAGCCGGTCACGGAGGACGAGAACGACGTGGCGGTCGACGCGCTGCGCGAGCTCGCGCCAGCGTTGCTCGAGCTCTAG
- a CDS encoding MMPL family transporter, producing MRLNPESIARASSRHPWRTFGAWLVILVGSFTLVSAGLFNDALTNGIDFTNNPESKEAAQLVEDRLRGGPEPDTELVLVTSETATVDDPAFAEYVGAIQAEVDALDDSVVRHVGSYLTDDGQVSADGDSALLPVLMTHTDEDVLSDDALALEEAVRSVEAPEGFETFLAGPATVFNEFQEVIEEDIAKGETIGVVVALVVLLVVLGAVVAGIIPILLAAFAIGTAMGLTALAGLIFDFSFFVQNMITMVGLAVGIDYSLFIVARYREERLHGRDKLDAIAHAGGTASRAVFFSGMTVVIALLGLLIVPTTIFGALAAGAIFVVIGAVAAAMTLLPALLAVLGDKINALRVRRNAGRVEAGTGFWDWASRLVMRRPVVSLLAAGGLLVVLALPYFSIHTGTAGVSTLPDDLEAKQAFVLLEQNFAGGLAEPAQVVIDGDIASPDVQASIAELESAVAADDRFGPPGELLPNESGDLAVLPIPFSGDIYEDASIAGLRDLRDEYIPQAFSGVDAEVLVGGETAFNVDFFDLADTYTPIVFAFVLGLSFLLLTVVFRSIVLPVKAIILNLLSVGAAYGLVVAFFQQGVGPGFVKDIADALNFQQTQSIEAWIPLFLFAILFGLSMDYHVFLLTRIRERFDFTGDNAGSVAYGLRSTGGLITGCALIMVAVFAGFAAGRLAPMQQLGFGLAVAVFLDATIVRSILVPSSMKLLGNLNWYLPKWLEWLPQLRVEGHEAEQVAEPVQPERESVTAGEAR from the coding sequence ATGAGGCTGAACCCGGAATCGATCGCCCGCGCGAGCAGCCGTCACCCGTGGCGGACGTTCGGCGCCTGGCTAGTGATCTTGGTGGGGTCGTTCACGCTCGTATCGGCGGGGCTGTTCAACGACGCGCTGACCAACGGGATCGACTTCACGAACAACCCGGAGTCGAAGGAGGCGGCGCAGCTCGTCGAGGACCGACTGCGCGGCGGTCCCGAACCGGACACGGAGCTCGTTCTCGTCACATCCGAGACCGCGACAGTGGATGACCCGGCATTCGCGGAGTACGTCGGGGCGATCCAGGCGGAGGTTGACGCGCTCGACGACTCGGTCGTCAGGCACGTTGGCAGTTACCTGACCGATGACGGACAGGTGTCGGCAGACGGCGACTCCGCGTTGCTCCCGGTCCTCATGACGCACACAGACGAGGACGTGCTCAGCGACGACGCCCTCGCTCTGGAGGAGGCGGTGCGATCGGTTGAGGCCCCCGAAGGCTTCGAGACGTTCCTCGCCGGTCCGGCCACCGTGTTCAACGAGTTCCAGGAGGTCATCGAGGAGGACATCGCCAAGGGCGAGACGATCGGAGTCGTCGTCGCGCTTGTGGTTCTGCTCGTCGTGCTCGGCGCGGTCGTCGCCGGCATCATTCCCATCCTCCTCGCCGCGTTCGCCATCGGGACGGCGATGGGTCTCACGGCGCTCGCCGGACTCATCTTCGATTTCTCGTTCTTCGTCCAGAACATGATCACGATGGTTGGTCTGGCCGTCGGCATCGACTACTCGCTGTTCATCGTCGCGAGGTACCGCGAGGAGCGGCTCCACGGCCGCGACAAGCTCGACGCCATCGCGCACGCTGGTGGAACCGCGAGCCGGGCCGTGTTCTTCAGCGGCATGACCGTGGTGATCGCGCTCCTCGGCCTGCTGATCGTTCCGACGACGATTTTCGGCGCGCTGGCGGCCGGCGCCATCTTCGTCGTGATCGGCGCGGTGGCCGCCGCGATGACGCTGTTGCCCGCGTTGCTCGCCGTGCTGGGCGACAAGATCAATGCGCTACGCGTGCGGAGGAACGCGGGTCGAGTCGAGGCGGGCACAGGATTCTGGGACTGGGCGTCTCGGCTGGTCATGCGGCGTCCGGTCGTCAGCCTGCTCGCGGCGGGCGGCCTGTTGGTCGTGCTCGCGCTTCCGTACTTCAGCATCCACACCGGCACAGCGGGCGTGAGCACGTTGCCGGACGACCTCGAGGCCAAGCAGGCGTTCGTCCTGCTCGAGCAGAACTTCGCGGGCGGCCTCGCGGAGCCCGCACAGGTCGTCATCGACGGCGACATCGCCTCGCCGGATGTTCAGGCGTCGATCGCGGAGCTCGAGAGTGCCGTCGCGGCCGACGACCGCTTCGGTCCGCCCGGTGAGCTGCTGCCGAACGAGTCCGGTGACCTCGCCGTACTCCCGATCCCATTCAGCGGCGACATCTACGAGGACGCGTCGATCGCGGGTCTCCGAGACCTGCGCGATGAGTACATTCCCCAGGCCTTCAGCGGTGTCGACGCGGAGGTGCTGGTGGGCGGCGAGACCGCGTTCAACGTCGATTTCTTCGACCTCGCCGACACGTACACGCCGATCGTGTTCGCGTTCGTTCTCGGTCTGTCGTTCCTGCTGCTGACAGTGGTGTTCCGCTCGATCGTCCTTCCGGTGAAGGCGATCATCCTGAACCTGCTGTCGGTCGGCGCCGCGTACGGACTGGTAGTGGCGTTCTTCCAGCAGGGCGTCGGACCGGGCTTCGTGAAGGACATCGCGGACGCGCTGAACTTCCAGCAGACCCAGTCGATCGAGGCGTGGATCCCGCTGTTCCTGTTCGCGATCCTGTTCGGGCTGTCGATGGACTATCACGTGTTCCTGCTGACGCGGATCCGGGAGCGGTTCGACTTCACGGGGGACAACGCCGGATCCGTCGCGTACGGCCTGCGAAGCACCGGAGGGCTGATCACCGGGTGCGCGCTGATCATGGTGGCAGTGTTCGCCGGTTTCGCGGCGGGACGGCTGGCGCCGATGCAGCAGTTGGGGTTCGGCTTGGCAGTCGCGGTCTTCCTGGACGCGACGATCGTACGGTCGATCCTGGTCCCGTCGTCGATGAAGCTGCTCGGCAACCTCAACTGGTACTTGCCGAAGTGGCTCGAGTGGCTGCCGCAGCTGCGCGTGGAGGGTCACGAGGCAGAGCAGGTCGCGGAGCCCGTCCAGCCCGAACGCGAGTCGGTGACGGCGGGCGAGGCCCGCTAA
- a CDS encoding TetR/AcrR family transcriptional regulator, with amino-acid sequence MKTAGRRSTAERAGRPIRRAPLTRERVLETALRVMDQDGLEAVTMRRIGRELGVEAMSLYNHVEDKDDILAGVVEMAMGEFRFPEPSGHWETDARTMAYEWRRLLTLHPPLCQLLAERHKPLEGLAAFRAMDAALGVFRAAGLSDRDAAQAFNAIGSYILGFVVMEQGLMLGQDEEHARQHEYAMQGIRQAGLENVAAVLPYFVECAPDQQFEFGLDLIFRGVEAAARKNAATAN; translated from the coding sequence GTGAAGACGGCCGGACGACGATCGACAGCCGAACGAGCAGGACGGCCAATCCGCCGTGCTCCCCTCACGCGTGAGCGGGTCCTCGAGACTGCGCTTCGGGTGATGGACCAGGACGGGCTGGAGGCCGTGACGATGCGGCGGATCGGTCGCGAGCTCGGCGTCGAGGCCATGTCGCTCTACAACCACGTCGAGGACAAGGACGACATCCTTGCCGGCGTTGTCGAGATGGCCATGGGCGAGTTCCGCTTCCCCGAACCGAGCGGTCACTGGGAGACGGACGCCCGGACGATGGCCTACGAGTGGCGACGGCTCCTGACGCTGCACCCGCCGCTTTGCCAGCTCCTCGCGGAACGGCACAAGCCGCTCGAGGGGCTCGCGGCGTTCCGGGCCATGGACGCCGCGCTGGGCGTCTTTCGTGCCGCCGGTCTGTCCGACCGCGACGCTGCGCAGGCGTTCAACGCGATCGGCAGCTACATCCTCGGGTTCGTCGTGATGGAGCAGGGGCTCATGCTCGGCCAGGACGAGGAACACGCCCGCCAACACGAGTACGCGATGCAAGGGATCCGCCAAGCAGGGCTCGAGAACGTGGCGGCCGTCCTTCCCTACTTCGTGGAGTGCGCACCGGATCAGCAGTTCGAGTTCGGGCTCGACCTGATCTTCCGCGGCGTCGAGGCGGCCGCCCGAAAGAACGCCGCAACCGCGAACTAA
- a CDS encoding glycine C-acetyltransferase gives MAGSLDFLKERLAELESQRLAIRPRTLEGPTGARARFDGRDVINLASNNYLGLANHPRMNAAASSAAAELGAGTGAVRTIAGTMTMHEELERRFAEFKHAEDALMFQSGFTANAGTVAAVLDKEDVIVSDRLNHASIIDGARLSRAEIKVFDHKDAQHADELLAETARPGRRQLLITDGVFSMDGDIAPLPDLVEVAERRGAIMMIDDAHASGVLGKGGAGTVDHFGLHRRVDIQVGTLSKAIGVLGGFIAGPRALIEWLVNRGRPFLFSTSAPPAVVAACIEALDIIADEPDRLERLWDNTSAFKTGLRELGFDTGASETPITPVVTEEEEATQTFARRLFEEGVFTPAIVFPTVAKGLARVRTIVTAEHTDEDLDEALEIFGRVGRELGLR, from the coding sequence ATGGCAGGTTCGCTCGACTTTCTGAAGGAACGTCTCGCCGAGCTCGAGTCGCAGCGACTGGCGATCCGTCCGCGTACGCTGGAGGGCCCTACGGGCGCTCGGGCGCGGTTCGACGGCCGCGACGTGATCAATCTCGCGTCGAACAACTACCTCGGCCTGGCGAACCATCCGCGCATGAACGCCGCCGCTTCGAGTGCCGCGGCGGAGCTCGGTGCCGGGACCGGCGCGGTCCGCACGATCGCCGGCACCATGACGATGCACGAGGAGCTCGAGCGACGATTCGCCGAGTTCAAGCACGCCGAGGACGCCCTTATGTTCCAGTCGGGGTTCACGGCGAACGCCGGAACGGTCGCCGCGGTCCTGGACAAGGAAGACGTGATCGTCAGCGACCGCCTGAACCACGCGTCGATCATCGACGGCGCGCGGCTGTCGCGCGCGGAGATCAAGGTGTTCGATCACAAGGATGCGCAGCACGCGGATGAGCTCCTCGCGGAGACCGCCCGGCCGGGACGACGTCAGCTGCTGATCACCGACGGCGTGTTCTCGATGGACGGCGACATCGCGCCGCTGCCGGACCTCGTCGAGGTGGCCGAACGCCGGGGCGCCATCATGATGATCGACGACGCGCACGCATCCGGCGTCCTTGGCAAGGGCGGCGCCGGAACGGTCGATCATTTCGGCTTGCACCGGCGCGTTGACATCCAGGTGGGGACGCTGTCGAAGGCGATCGGCGTGCTCGGGGGGTTCATCGCGGGCCCCCGAGCGCTGATCGAGTGGCTCGTGAACCGGGGGCGTCCGTTCCTGTTCTCGACGAGCGCGCCCCCCGCCGTCGTCGCCGCGTGCATCGAGGCGCTCGACATCATCGCGGACGAGCCCGATCGACTCGAGCGCCTCTGGGACAACACCAGCGCATTCAAGACCGGGCTTCGCGAGCTCGGCTTCGACACCGGCGCCAGCGAGACGCCGATCACGCCGGTCGTCACCGAAGAAGAAGAGGCGACGCAGACCTTCGCCCGGCGCCTGTTCGAGGAGGGCGTGTTCACGCCGGCGATCGTGTTCCCAACGGTCGCGAAGGGTCTCGCACGGGTGCGTACGATCGTGACCGCCGAGCACACGGACGAGGACCTCGACGAGGCGCTGGAGATCTTCGGCCGCGTGGGGCGCGAGCTCGGTCTGCGTTAG
- the tdh gene encoding L-threonine 3-dehydrogenase: MGTMRALRKTSARRGADLEDIPVPEPGEGEVLVRVHAASICGTDLHIYDWNEWAQGRITSLPMTFGHEVAGWVESVGPEVHHLAPGAFVAAETHIACGICSTCRTGRAHICRNLRILGVDTEGAFAEYVVVPAANVWIVGEGIDPDHASVMEPFGNAVHAAFGTEGGEDLLTNPVAVIGCGPIGLFSVAIARALGAWKVFAIEPNDERRALAGRMGADLLVDPTVEDPVEVVLRETDGNGAEVVLEMSGNARAIDQGTKMLARGGRMSLLGLPDAPVTLDLNDQVIFKEAKILGITGREMFRTWQQTTTLLSTGRVDISPVITHRFGLERYDEAFETAASGRAAKVIMFPGA; this comes from the coding sequence ATGGGCACGATGCGCGCCCTGCGGAAGACATCGGCACGTCGCGGCGCCGACCTGGAGGACATCCCGGTACCAGAGCCCGGCGAGGGCGAGGTCCTCGTCCGCGTCCACGCGGCCTCGATCTGCGGCACCGATCTCCACATCTACGACTGGAACGAGTGGGCGCAGGGCCGGATCACTAGCCTGCCGATGACGTTCGGCCACGAGGTCGCGGGGTGGGTCGAGTCGGTGGGACCGGAGGTCCATCACCTCGCGCCCGGCGCCTTCGTCGCGGCCGAGACCCACATCGCGTGCGGGATCTGCTCCACGTGCCGTACCGGCCGCGCCCACATCTGCAGGAACCTTCGCATCCTCGGTGTCGACACCGAAGGAGCCTTCGCCGAATACGTCGTCGTGCCGGCCGCGAACGTATGGATCGTGGGCGAGGGGATCGACCCCGATCACGCGTCGGTGATGGAGCCGTTCGGCAACGCAGTGCATGCGGCGTTCGGGACCGAGGGCGGGGAGGACCTGCTCACGAACCCGGTTGCCGTGATCGGCTGCGGGCCTATCGGTCTGTTCTCCGTAGCCATCGCCAGGGCGCTCGGTGCGTGGAAGGTTTTCGCGATCGAGCCGAACGACGAGCGTCGCGCCCTCGCCGGCCGTATGGGGGCCGACCTGTTGGTCGATCCGACCGTCGAGGATCCGGTGGAGGTCGTCCTCCGCGAGACCGACGGCAACGGCGCCGAAGTCGTGCTCGAGATGTCCGGGAACGCGCGCGCGATCGATCAGGGAACGAAGATGCTCGCGCGTGGAGGGCGGATGTCTCTGCTCGGCCTTCCGGACGCCCCGGTCACGCTCGACCTCAACGATCAGGTGATCTTCAAGGAGGCGAAGATCCTGGGGATCACCGGCCGTGAGATGTTCCGAACCTGGCAGCAGACAACGACGCTACTCTCGACGGGGCGAGTCGACATCTCTCCGGTGATCACGCATCGTTTCGGGCTCGAGCGGTACGACGAGGCGTTCGAGACGGCCGCGTCGGGACGAGCGGCGAAGGTGATCATGTTCCCGGGGGCGTGA